One stretch of Toxoplasma gondii ME49 chromosome XI, whole genome shotgun sequence DNA includes these proteins:
- a CDS encoding WDR8 protein isoform 3 family protein (encoded by transcript TGME49_216980), which yields MALSAAFRSQVACANWSPDGEFLATVTEHLVELRPLADPSSPQLFPSREKIIKLLWSPDSSRFLCLLADHTVRVFSVSDCQWTCAIDEGLLPVVAASWAPDSLHIVTASDCGMRLSVWSLCATPAEDPLRLVVMRPKFPSAGRAFSPSGAFWAVCTRVDCKDFLEIFHVSQDWVKLRDFQVKTDDLQGLLWTPSETSLVVWDTPLLARLAVYHISGQVLFELEPRTESLGFRNLQVHAKANLLVASGYDETIRVFSLGDWAEVFPPLHHRERMPFLPHLLVVREEANDLPKRMQPADLFSSQRNREKRESGENGEICECSSRSPVVYRQLSLQERQDASEEKENNSSGSCQSRTESENRTVAQEKARADREGREGKEIEEAKKLPKAFITLPTEKAAPVRLGSLLETRAGTPGAGGSKARKENSSFGICRALLSPCGAFVASQNERQPCVIFLWSLQSGDLVSLALHREPVTSFAWSPHPAASGDTACLAIATNASRFFLWTPRWQSVAELSIPLQCQKLLWSPGGEALLLQEKSKGVIAYPSFLYSVPDKEETTM from the exons atGGCGCTCAGCGCCGCATTTCGTTCGCAGGTCGCCTGCGCGAATTGGTCGCCTGACGGAGAATTCCTCGCCACCGTGACAGAGCACCTTGTCGAG ctGAGACCTCTCGCTGATCCAAGCAGTCCTCAGCTGTTCCCCTCACGCGAAAAAATTATCAAACTCCTCTGGTCGCCCGattcctctcgcttcctctgtctcctcgcagaTCACACAG TCCGggtgttttctgtctccgatTGCCAATGGACCTGTGCAATCGACGAGGGCCTTCTGCCGGTCGTGGCTGCCAGTTGGGCTCCAGATTCTCTGCACATCGTCACCGCCTCGGACTGCGGA ATGCGCCTGTCCGTATGGAGCCTGTGCGCGACGCCAGCAGAAGACCCGCTGAGGCTCGTCGTCATGCGCCCCAAGTTCCCCTCGGCAG GCCGCGCGTTCAGCCCAAGCGGCGCTTTCTgggctgtatgtacacgcGTCGACTGCAAGGACTTCCTCGAGATTTTCCACGTCTCCCAGGACTGGGTCAAGCTGCGA GACTTCCAAGTGAAGACGGACGACCTCCAGGGCCTTCTCTGGACACCCAGCGAAACTTCCCTCGTCGTCTGGGATACTCCACTCCTC GCTCGCCTGGCGGTCTACCACATAAGCGGGCAAGTGCTCTTCGAGCTCGAACCGCGGACCGAGTCTCTCG GCTTTCGCAACCtgcaggtgcatgcaaaagcGAATCTCTTAGTCGCCTCTGGCTACGACGAAACG attcgagttttctctctcggggACTGGGCAGAAGTCTTCCCGCCGTTGCACCACAGAGAAAGGATGCCTTTCTTGCCTCACCTCCTCGtcgtgagagaagaagcaaatgaCCTTccgaagcgcatgcagcccgCAGACCTCTTCTCCAGTCAGAGAAAccgcgaaaaacgcgaaagcggcgaaaacggagaaatATGCGAATGTTCAAGCCGCTCCCCTgtggtgtacagacagc tctctctccaggagaggcaggacgccagcgaagagaaggagaacaactCCTCTGGAAGTTGCCAGTCGCGaacagaaagcgaaaacaGGACTGTGGCgcaggagaaggcgcgagcTGATCgagaaggccgagaagggaaagaaatcgaggaagcgaagaagttGCCGAAAGCATTCATCACCCTTCCGACCGAGAAA GCGGCGCCTGTGCGTCTCGGATCGCTTTTGGAGACTCGCGCAGGGACGCCGGGCGCAGGAGGCtcgaaagcgaggaaagaaaattCTTCCTTCGGCATCTGTCGCGCCTTGCTGAGTCCCTGCGGGGCGTTCGTCGCTTCGCAGAATG agagacagccgTGTGTGATCTTCCTGTGGTCTCTGCAAAGCGGAGACCTCGTGAGCCTCGCGCTTCATCGGGAGCCTGTGACGAGTTTTGCGTGGAGTCCCCACCCGGCGGCCTCTGGAGACACAGCCTG TCTGGCGATAGCGACGAATgcgtcgcgcttcttcctctggacGCCGCGGTGGCAGTCGGTCGCGGAGCTCTCCATAC CTCTTCAGTGTCAAAAACTGCTCTGGAGCCCTGGGGGCGAGGCTCTCTTGCTTCAAGAAAAG TCGAAAGGCGTGATTGCGTATCCCTCTTTCCTCTACTCGGTCcccgacaaagaagaaacaacaaTGTAA
- a CDS encoding coronin, putative (encoded by transcript TGME49_216970), with protein sequence MADAVDVPLIKNLYAEAWKQQYSDLRLSTKQTESCGLAANTEYIAAPWDVGGGGVLGILRLADIGRNPAVAKIKGHTASIQDTNFSPFHRDILATACEDTIVRIWQLPEEVTGTTELKEPIATLTGALKKVLSAEWNPAVSGILASGCFDGTVAFWNVEKNENFASVKFQESLLSAKWSWKGDLLACTTKDKALNIVDPRAAQVVGSVACHDGSKACKCTWIDGLAGRDGHVFTTGFGKMQEREMAIWDTRKFDKPVYHAEIDRGSSPLYPIFDETTGMLYVCGKGDSSCRYYQYHGGTLRSVDAYRSSVPIKNFCFIPKLAVDQMRAEIGRMLKQENGNVLQPISFIVPRKNQDVFQADLYPPAPDVEPSMTAEEWFKGENKAIRRRSVKPGDVVSAQPRRMTVDTACVAAVAQAHGAAADSQALQELQSEVASLKAQLTELDRLRKENEELKANGGDTAALLQENQELKANAQELETLRKENAELKAKIKELSAQSAMAVPSTSEDPQLKMRVSELAEALSNEKSTTAQLEARLRDLEGRFISAAKSQKAAEQEAETLKERVQELEAKNRELKTQMEQAHGTLHRAATLSGLDSDMKNELNEMRDFFRDILHQAQDEAA encoded by the exons ATGGCTGACGCGGTCGACGTTCCCCTGATCAAGAACCTCTACG CTGAGGCGTGGAAGCAGCAGTACTCTGATCTTCGGCTGTCGACTAAACAGACCGAGTCGTGCGGCCTCGCCGCAAACACCGAGTACATTGCG GCACCCTGGGATGTTGGTGGTGGTGGTGTCTTGGGGattctgcgtctcgcggaTATTGGACGGAATCCAGCGGTGGCCAAGATCAAAGGTCACACAGCTTCCATTCAAGACACAAATTTCAGTCCTTTCCACCGCGACATTCTTGCGACGGCATGCGAAG ACACGATCGTTCGCATCTGGCAACTGCCTGAGGAAGTCACGGGGACAACTGAACTGAAAGAGCCGATCGCGACCCTAACCGGAGCGCTGAAGAAGGTTCTTTCTGCCGAATGGAATCCCGCAGTCTCTGGAATCCTTGCGAGCGGCTGCTTTGACGGCACAGTCGCTTTTTG GAATGTGGAAAAAAATGAGAATTTTGCATCGGTGAAGTTCCAGGAGTCTCTCCTCAGCGCCAAGTGGAGCTGGAAAGG AGACTtgcttgcatgcacgacGAAGGACAAGGCACTGAACATCGTTGATCCCCGAGCTGCGCAGGTCGTCGGCTCCGTCGCATGTCACGATGGATCGAAGGCATGCAAGTGCACTTGGATTGACGGCCTCGCTGGCAGAGACGGACATGTTTTCACCACTGGATTTGGCAAGATGCAAGAAAGGGAAATGGCTATCTGGGACACAAGAAAGTTCGACAAACC aGTCTACCACGCAGAAATTGACCGCGGTTCCTCTCCCCTGTATCCGATTTTCGACGAGACAACTGGCATGCTCTACGTCTGCGGCAAG GGTGACTCTTCATGCCGGTATTACCAGTACCACGGGGGCACCTTGCGATCGGTCGACGCCTACAGATCCAGCGTTCCCATCAAGAACTTTTGCTTCATTCCCAAGCT GGCTGTCGACCAAATGCGTGCAGAGATCGGCCGCATGCTGAAGCAGGAAAACGGCAATGTTCTCCAGCCGATCTCGTTCATCGTCCCCAGAAAAAATCAGGATGTCTTCCAAGCCGATCTGTACCCTCCTGCTCCCGATGTTGAACCTTCCATG ACCGCCGAGGAATGGTTCAAGGGCGAGAACAAGGCGATTCGAAGGCGATCGGTGAAACCCG GCGACGTCGTCTCTGCCCAGCCAAGACGCATGACAGTCGACACTGCGTGTGTCGCCGCTGTCGCGCAAGCACACGGTGCCGCTGCAGATTCGCAGGCTCTCCAAGAA CTGCAGTCAGAGGTCGCATCTTTGAAGGCGCAGTTGACGGAGTTGGACCGC CTGCgcaaagagaacgaagagctGAAGGCGAATGGCGGGGATACTGCGGCG CTGCTCCAAGAAAATCAGGAGTTGAAGGCGAATGCCCAAGAGCTTGAAACA CTGCGGAAAGAGAACGCGGAGTTGAAGGCGAAGATAAAAGAGCTGTCGGCG CAATCCGCCATGGCAGTGCCAAGTACCTCGGAAGACCCTCAACTGAAAATG AGAGTGTCGGAGTTGGCGGAGGCTCTGAGCAACGAAAAGTCGACAACGGCGCAGTTAGAAGCACGATTGAGAGATCTGGAAGGTCGTTTTATTTCTGCGGCGAAGAGCCAGAAGGCGGCAGaacaagaagcagagactctCAAGGAGCGGGTGCAGGAACTGGAGGCGAAAAACCGAGAACTGAAGACTCAGATGGAGCAGGCTCACGGCACTCTCCACCGCGCTGCAACTCTCTCAGGTCTCGACAGCGACATGAAAAACGAGCTGAACGag ATGCGAGATTTCTTTCGGGACATTCTTCACCAGGCTCAGGACGAAGCCGCTTGA